In Cicer arietinum cultivar CDC Frontier isolate Library 1 chromosome 1, Cicar.CDCFrontier_v2.0, whole genome shotgun sequence, one DNA window encodes the following:
- the LOC101505165 gene encoding uncharacterized protein, whose amino-acid sequence MGETRPVPRRESPWGITGENHPEPKAHRCNDRIEDVIQACFEGNPFKTVPGPFKLFWRCMRSKPGEEPTEPFTYLDLDPPKRESNTVKLE is encoded by the exons atgggaGAGACAAGGCCAGTACCTCGAAGAGAGAGTCCATGGGGAATAACTGGAGAGAATCATCCTGAACCCAAAGCTCATCGATGCAATGACCGTATTGAAGATGTTATCCAG GCTTGCTTTGAGGGAAACCCGTTCAAGACTGTTCCAGGACCTTTCAAGCTTTTCTGGCGGTGCATGCGTTCTAAACCTGG AGAGGAACCAACTGAGCCGTTTACATATTTAGATTTGGATCCTCCAAAGAGAGAGTCAAATACCGTGAAACTTGAGTAG